One genomic region from Microcebus murinus isolate Inina chromosome 32, M.murinus_Inina_mat1.0, whole genome shotgun sequence encodes:
- the LOC105877173 gene encoding leukocyte immunoglobulin-like receptor subfamily A member 6 isoform X3: MTPTLTALLCLGLSLGTRTRVRAGTLPKPTLWAEPDSVITLGRPVTIWCQGTLDAQEYRLDKEGISEPWDTQTPLEPGNNVKFNIPHMTEHYAGRYHCSYHSPAGWSESSDPLELVVTVPYRKPTLSALPSPVVMSGGNLTLQCGTWTKFDKFILTKEGEHKVYRTEDPQQTSYGQFQALFPLGPVTPSHRWMLRCYGCNRKTPQVWVGPSDPLELFIQGVSRKPSLLSTQGPVLAPGQNLTLQCHSDVSYDRFALSQEEGRVLAQHPGWQPQAGQSQADFPLGPVSRSHGGQYRCYGGHNLSSMWSAPSDPLVILIAGQLNDTPSLLVQLSPTVASGQDVILLCQSQIWMDTFLLTKEGAADPPLHLRSKYRAGKFQAEFSMSPATSAHGATYRCYGSLSTSPYLLSLPSDPLELVVSGTTRHLSYVY, translated from the exons ATGACCCCCACCCTCACGGCCCTGCTCTGCCTCG GGCTGAGTCTGGGCACCAGGACACGTGTGCGAGCAG GGACCCTCCCCAAACCCACCCTCTGGGCTGAGCCAGACTCTGTGATCACCTTGGGGAGACCTGTGACCATCTGGTGTCAGGGGACCCTGGATGCCCAGGAGTACCGTCTGGATAAAGAGGGAATATCAGAGCCCTGGGACACACAGACACCACTGGAGCCTGGGAACAACGTCAAGTTCAACATCCCACACATGACTGAGCATTATGCAGGGCGATATCACTGTTCCTATCACAGCCCTGCTGGGTGGTCAGAGTCAAGTGACCCCCTGGAGCTGGTGGTGACAG TACCCTACAGGAAACCCACCCTCTCGGCCCTGCCAAGCCCTGTTGTGATGTCAGGAGGGAACTTGACTCTCCAGTGTGGTACATGGACAAAATTTGACAAGTTCATTCTGACTAAGGAAGGAGAACACAAGGTCTACCGGACCGAGGACCCACAGCAAACCTCCTATGGGCAGTTCCAGGCCCTGTTCCCTTTGGGCCCCGTGACCCCCAGCCACAGGTGGATGTTGAGATGCTATGGCTGTAACAGGAAGACCCCCCAGGTGTGGGTGGGCCCCAGTGACCCCCTGGAGCTGTTCATCCAAG GTGTGTCTAGGAAGCCCTCTCTGCTCAGCACGCAAGGCCCTGTCCTGGCCCCTGGACAGAACCTGACCCTCCAGTGTCACTCTGATGTCAGCTACGACAGATTCGCTCTGTCCCAGGAGGAGGGACGTGTCCTCGCCCAGCACCCTGGCtggcagccccaggctgggcagTCTCAGGCCGACTTCCCCCTGGGCCCTGTGAGCCGCTCCCATGGGGGCCAGTACAGATGCTACGGTGGACACAACCTCTCCTCCATGTGGTCGGCCCCCAGCGACCCCCTGGTTATCCTGATCGCAG GACAGCTCAATGACACACCCTCCCTCTTAGTGCAGCTGAGCCCCACGGTAGCCTCAGGACAGGACGTGATCCTGCTGTGTCAGTCACAGATCTGGATGGACACTTTCCTTCTGACCAAGGAGGGGGCAGCCGATCCCCCCCTGCATCTCAGATCTAAGTACAGAGCTGGGAAGTTCCAGGCTGAATTCTCCATGAGTCCTGCGACCTCAGCCCATGGGGCCACCTACAGGTGCTATGGCTCACTCAGCACCTCCCCCTACCTGTTGTCACTGCCCAGTGACCCCCTGGAGCTCGTGGTTTCAG GTACCACACGACATCTCTCGTATGTTTACTAA
- the LOC105877173 gene encoding leukocyte immunoglobulin-like receptor subfamily A member 6 isoform X1, with translation MTPTLTALLCLGLSLGTRTRVRAGTLPKPTLWAEPDSVITLGRPVTIWCQGTLDAQEYRLDKEGISEPWDTQTPLEPGNNVKFNIPHMTEHYAGRYHCSYHSPAGWSESSDPLELVVTVPYRKPTLSALPSPVVMSGGNLTLQCGTWTKFDKFILTKEGEHKVYRTEDPQQTSYGQFQALFPLGPVTPSHRWMLRCYGCNRKTPQVWVGPSDPLELFIQGVSRKPSLLSTQGPVLAPGQNLTLQCHSDVSYDRFALSQEEGRVLAQHPGWQPQAGQSQADFPLGPVSRSHGGQYRCYGGHNLSSMWSAPSDPLVILIAGQLNDTPSLLVQLSPTVASGQDVILLCQSQIWMDTFLLTKEGAADPPLHLRSKYRAGKFQAEFSMSPATSAHGATYRCYGSLSTSPYLLSLPSDPLELVVSETLRTEPLTHTCGVPGPCQDRTGGCSGPGGTWVWSGWSPHQTRPFRQGSPGCGHSPSCAPLVASVLSAHLRLRWDLHLLTGASKGIICTARLVYNSFLLCIFLHSCPILLSVYLKFEEIIEYVNL, from the exons ATGACCCCCACCCTCACGGCCCTGCTCTGCCTCG GGCTGAGTCTGGGCACCAGGACACGTGTGCGAGCAG GGACCCTCCCCAAACCCACCCTCTGGGCTGAGCCAGACTCTGTGATCACCTTGGGGAGACCTGTGACCATCTGGTGTCAGGGGACCCTGGATGCCCAGGAGTACCGTCTGGATAAAGAGGGAATATCAGAGCCCTGGGACACACAGACACCACTGGAGCCTGGGAACAACGTCAAGTTCAACATCCCACACATGACTGAGCATTATGCAGGGCGATATCACTGTTCCTATCACAGCCCTGCTGGGTGGTCAGAGTCAAGTGACCCCCTGGAGCTGGTGGTGACAG TACCCTACAGGAAACCCACCCTCTCGGCCCTGCCAAGCCCTGTTGTGATGTCAGGAGGGAACTTGACTCTCCAGTGTGGTACATGGACAAAATTTGACAAGTTCATTCTGACTAAGGAAGGAGAACACAAGGTCTACCGGACCGAGGACCCACAGCAAACCTCCTATGGGCAGTTCCAGGCCCTGTTCCCTTTGGGCCCCGTGACCCCCAGCCACAGGTGGATGTTGAGATGCTATGGCTGTAACAGGAAGACCCCCCAGGTGTGGGTGGGCCCCAGTGACCCCCTGGAGCTGTTCATCCAAG GTGTGTCTAGGAAGCCCTCTCTGCTCAGCACGCAAGGCCCTGTCCTGGCCCCTGGACAGAACCTGACCCTCCAGTGTCACTCTGATGTCAGCTACGACAGATTCGCTCTGTCCCAGGAGGAGGGACGTGTCCTCGCCCAGCACCCTGGCtggcagccccaggctgggcagTCTCAGGCCGACTTCCCCCTGGGCCCTGTGAGCCGCTCCCATGGGGGCCAGTACAGATGCTACGGTGGACACAACCTCTCCTCCATGTGGTCGGCCCCCAGCGACCCCCTGGTTATCCTGATCGCAG GACAGCTCAATGACACACCCTCCCTCTTAGTGCAGCTGAGCCCCACGGTAGCCTCAGGACAGGACGTGATCCTGCTGTGTCAGTCACAGATCTGGATGGACACTTTCCTTCTGACCAAGGAGGGGGCAGCCGATCCCCCCCTGCATCTCAGATCTAAGTACAGAGCTGGGAAGTTCCAGGCTGAATTCTCCATGAGTCCTGCGACCTCAGCCCATGGGGCCACCTACAGGTGCTATGGCTCACTCAGCACCTCCCCCTACCTGTTGTCACTGCCCAGTGACCCCCTGGAGCTCGTGGTTTCAG AGACCCTGAGGACGGAGCCCCTTACCCACACATGTGGGGTTCCTGGGCCCtgccaggacaggacaggaggCTGCTCCGGCCCTGGTGGGACCTGGGTGTGGTCAGGATGGAGCCCACACCAGACACGCCCCTTCAGACAGGGCTCCCCAGGCTGTGGGCACAGCCCCTCCTGTGCTCCCCTGGTGGCCTCTGTGCTCAGTGCACACCTGAGACTAAGGTGGGACCTGCACCTGCTCACTGGGGCAAGTAAGGGAATCATTTGCACAGCACGTCTTGTGTATAACTCATTTCTACTCTGCATTTTCTTACACTCTTGTCCAATATTGTtatctgtttatctgaaatttgaagaaataattgaatatgtgaatttataa
- the LOC105877173 gene encoding leukocyte immunoglobulin-like receptor subfamily A member 6 isoform X4: MTPTLTALLCLGLSLGTRTRVRAGTLPKPTLWAEPDSVITLGRPVTIWCQGTLDAQEYRLDKEGISEPWDTQTPLEPGNNVKFNIPHMTEHYAGRYHCSYHSPAGWSESSDPLELVVTVPYRKPTLSALPSPVVMSGGNLTLQCGTWTKFDKFILTKEGEHKVYRTEDPQQTSYGQFQALFPLGPVTPSHRWMLRCYGCNRKTPQVWVGPSDPLELFIQGVSRKPSLLSTQGPVLAPGQNLTLQCHSDVSYDRFALSQEEGRVLAQHPGWQPQAGQSQADFPLGPVSRSHGGQYRCYGGHNLSSMWSAPSDPLVILIAAPHPQDYTVENLVRMGLAGLILVVLGILLFEDWHSRRRHQDAAGR, translated from the exons ATGACCCCCACCCTCACGGCCCTGCTCTGCCTCG GGCTGAGTCTGGGCACCAGGACACGTGTGCGAGCAG GGACCCTCCCCAAACCCACCCTCTGGGCTGAGCCAGACTCTGTGATCACCTTGGGGAGACCTGTGACCATCTGGTGTCAGGGGACCCTGGATGCCCAGGAGTACCGTCTGGATAAAGAGGGAATATCAGAGCCCTGGGACACACAGACACCACTGGAGCCTGGGAACAACGTCAAGTTCAACATCCCACACATGACTGAGCATTATGCAGGGCGATATCACTGTTCCTATCACAGCCCTGCTGGGTGGTCAGAGTCAAGTGACCCCCTGGAGCTGGTGGTGACAG TACCCTACAGGAAACCCACCCTCTCGGCCCTGCCAAGCCCTGTTGTGATGTCAGGAGGGAACTTGACTCTCCAGTGTGGTACATGGACAAAATTTGACAAGTTCATTCTGACTAAGGAAGGAGAACACAAGGTCTACCGGACCGAGGACCCACAGCAAACCTCCTATGGGCAGTTCCAGGCCCTGTTCCCTTTGGGCCCCGTGACCCCCAGCCACAGGTGGATGTTGAGATGCTATGGCTGTAACAGGAAGACCCCCCAGGTGTGGGTGGGCCCCAGTGACCCCCTGGAGCTGTTCATCCAAG GTGTGTCTAGGAAGCCCTCTCTGCTCAGCACGCAAGGCCCTGTCCTGGCCCCTGGACAGAACCTGACCCTCCAGTGTCACTCTGATGTCAGCTACGACAGATTCGCTCTGTCCCAGGAGGAGGGACGTGTCCTCGCCCAGCACCCTGGCtggcagccccaggctgggcagTCTCAGGCCGACTTCCCCCTGGGCCCTGTGAGCCGCTCCCATGGGGGCCAGTACAGATGCTACGGTGGACACAACCTCTCCTCCATGTGGTCGGCCCCCAGCGACCCCCTGGTTATCCTGATCGCAG CCCCGCACCCCCAGGATTACACAGTGGAGAATCTCGTCCGCATGGGCCTGGCTGGCTTGATCCTGGTGGTCCTCGGGATTCTGCTGTTTGAGGATTGGCACAGCCGAAGAAGACACCAGGATGCAGCCGGGAGGTAA
- the LOC105877173 gene encoding leukocyte immunoglobulin-like receptor subfamily A member 6 isoform X2: MTPTLTALLCLGLSLGTRTRVRAGTLPKPTLWAEPDSVITLGRPVTIWCQGTLDAQEYRLDKEGISEPWDTQTPLEPGNNVKFNIPHMTEHYAGRYHCSYHSPAGWSESSDPLELVVTVPYRKPTLSALPSPVVMSGGNLTLQCGTWTKFDKFILTKEGEHKVYRTEDPQQTSYGQFQALFPLGPVTPSHRWMLRCYGCNRKTPQVWVGPSDPLELFIQGVSRKPSLLSTQGPVLAPGQNLTLQCHSDVSYDRFALSQEEGRVLAQHPGWQPQAGQSQADFPLGPVSRSHGGQYRCYGGHNLSSMWSAPSDPLVILIAGQLNDTPSLLVQLSPTVASGQDVILLCQSQIWMDTFLLTKEGAADPPLHLRSKYRAGKFQAEFSMSPATSAHGATYRCYGSLSTSPYLLSLPSDPLELVVSAPHPQDYTVENLVRMGLAGLILVVLGILLFEDWHSRRRHQDAAGR; encoded by the exons ATGACCCCCACCCTCACGGCCCTGCTCTGCCTCG GGCTGAGTCTGGGCACCAGGACACGTGTGCGAGCAG GGACCCTCCCCAAACCCACCCTCTGGGCTGAGCCAGACTCTGTGATCACCTTGGGGAGACCTGTGACCATCTGGTGTCAGGGGACCCTGGATGCCCAGGAGTACCGTCTGGATAAAGAGGGAATATCAGAGCCCTGGGACACACAGACACCACTGGAGCCTGGGAACAACGTCAAGTTCAACATCCCACACATGACTGAGCATTATGCAGGGCGATATCACTGTTCCTATCACAGCCCTGCTGGGTGGTCAGAGTCAAGTGACCCCCTGGAGCTGGTGGTGACAG TACCCTACAGGAAACCCACCCTCTCGGCCCTGCCAAGCCCTGTTGTGATGTCAGGAGGGAACTTGACTCTCCAGTGTGGTACATGGACAAAATTTGACAAGTTCATTCTGACTAAGGAAGGAGAACACAAGGTCTACCGGACCGAGGACCCACAGCAAACCTCCTATGGGCAGTTCCAGGCCCTGTTCCCTTTGGGCCCCGTGACCCCCAGCCACAGGTGGATGTTGAGATGCTATGGCTGTAACAGGAAGACCCCCCAGGTGTGGGTGGGCCCCAGTGACCCCCTGGAGCTGTTCATCCAAG GTGTGTCTAGGAAGCCCTCTCTGCTCAGCACGCAAGGCCCTGTCCTGGCCCCTGGACAGAACCTGACCCTCCAGTGTCACTCTGATGTCAGCTACGACAGATTCGCTCTGTCCCAGGAGGAGGGACGTGTCCTCGCCCAGCACCCTGGCtggcagccccaggctgggcagTCTCAGGCCGACTTCCCCCTGGGCCCTGTGAGCCGCTCCCATGGGGGCCAGTACAGATGCTACGGTGGACACAACCTCTCCTCCATGTGGTCGGCCCCCAGCGACCCCCTGGTTATCCTGATCGCAG GACAGCTCAATGACACACCCTCCCTCTTAGTGCAGCTGAGCCCCACGGTAGCCTCAGGACAGGACGTGATCCTGCTGTGTCAGTCACAGATCTGGATGGACACTTTCCTTCTGACCAAGGAGGGGGCAGCCGATCCCCCCCTGCATCTCAGATCTAAGTACAGAGCTGGGAAGTTCCAGGCTGAATTCTCCATGAGTCCTGCGACCTCAGCCCATGGGGCCACCTACAGGTGCTATGGCTCACTCAGCACCTCCCCCTACCTGTTGTCACTGCCCAGTGACCCCCTGGAGCTCGTGGTTTCAG CCCCGCACCCCCAGGATTACACAGTGGAGAATCTCGTCCGCATGGGCCTGGCTGGCTTGATCCTGGTGGTCCTCGGGATTCTGCTGTTTGAGGATTGGCACAGCCGAAGAAGACACCAGGATGCAGCCGGGAGGTAA